In Entelurus aequoreus isolate RoL-2023_Sb linkage group LG12, RoL_Eaeq_v1.1, whole genome shotgun sequence, the DNA window ctactaacttcacacttaatactctactaacttcacacttaatactctactaatttCACACTTAGTACTCtgctaacttcacacttaatactctactaatttcacacttaatactttactaatttcacacttaatactctactaatttTACACTTAATACTCTGCTAACTTCACAATTAATACTCTACACtgctaacttcacacttaatactctactaacttcacacataatactctactaacttcacacttaatacactactaacttcacacttaatactctactaacttcacacttaatactctactaatttcacacttaatactctactaacttcacacttaatactctgctAACTTCACACTTAGTACTCTACtaatttcacacttaatactctactaacttcacacttaatactctactaatttcacacttaatactctactaacttcacacttaatactctactaacgtcacacttaatactctacaaacttcacacttaatactctactaatttcacacttaatactctgctaacttcacacttaatactctgctaacttcacacttaatactctattaacttcacacttaatactctactaatttcacacttaatactctactaacttcacacttaatactctactaacttcacacttaatactctactaacttcacacttaatactctactaatttcacacttaatactctactaacttcacacttaatactctactaatttcacacttaatactctactaacttcacacttaataatctactaatttcacacttaatactctactaacgtcacacttaatactctgcaaacttcacacttaatactctactaacttcTCACTTAATACTCtgctaacttcacacttaatactctactaatttcacacttaatactctactaacttcacacttaatactctgctaacttcacacttaatactctactaatttcacacttaatactctactaacttcacacttaatactctactaatttcacacttaatactctactaacttcacacttaatactctactaatttcacacttaatactctactaacttcacacttaatactctactaacttcacacttaatactctactaacttcacacttaatactctactaatttcacacttaatactctgctaacttcacacttaatactctactaatttcacacttaatactctactaatttcacacttaatactctactaacttcacacttaatactctactaacatcacacttaatactctactaacgtcacacttaatactctactaacttcacacttaatactctacaaacttcacacttaatactctactaacttcTCACTTAATACACtgctaacttcacacttaatactctacaaactgcacacttaatactctacaaACTTCTCACTTAATACTCtgctaacttcacacttaatactctactaacttcTCACTTAATACTCtgctaacttcacacttaatactctactaacttcacacttaatactctgctaacttcacacttaatactctactaacttcacacttaatactctactaacttcacacttaatactctactaatttcacacttaatactctgctaacttcacacttaatactctactaatttcacacttaatactctactaacttcacacttaatactctgctaacttcacacttaatactctactaacttcacacttaatactctgctaacttcacacttaatactctactaacttcacacttaatactctactaacttcacacttaatactctactaacttcacacttaatactctactaacttctcacttaatactctactaacttcacacttaatactctactaacttcTCACTTCatactctactaacttcacacttaatactctactaacttcacacttaatactctgctCTCATTACTGCTAACAAGAGATTAGCATGTGACATTGACATTATTGATTAGCTAACAGGTTGTTTTCATTCTCAAtgccaaacaaacaaacaaagcttCAATTATTGCCAAGTTGTCTCAGTCATGTGACGAGCATAGTCACATGACCTCATTTGCATACAACGGCACATCTTCAGCGACATGCTAACACATGCTAACTTCTCAATGTCACACCTTGAGACGAAGTGACAACTCCTGAGGGTGTGAAGGTGTTTTTAATCGTGTTTTAAACGTGTTTTTAAACGTGTTTTAAATGTGCGTGTTGATTGCTGGGGGAGTGTGTGCGTTTAAAAAGTGTGGATGCTGAAAGGAGGACGTGTTAAAAGCGGCGTGGCGCCAAgacataacttggtatgtgacactttgtTCTCTAATCCCGCAGCAACACACCTTGCAGTCGTATAACTTGCTATGTGACaccagctaactgttagcatggtagcGCTAGCATGCTACCGTTAAAGTgcaagctttttgagctaattttgcaaccgtttaacccTACAGTCATTTTACCTGGTAAGTTACACTTGTGTATGTgaaacaagctaactgttagcatgttaacgttagcatgctagcatgctaccattaaagtgcacactttttgagctaattttgcgactgtttaccctacagtcatttAACCTGGTATTACACTTGTGTAACTTACCAGGTAAAATTAGAAACTTAAAAATTAGGaaattaaaaaagttagcaccaaaagtgctaacttttttttagctaattttacactttttactctaattccccagccatacaccttagagcagtggtccccaaactttttgactcttgggccacattgggttaaaataattagGCCGGGGGCcggactgtatatatgtgtgtgtatatatatatatatatatatatatatatatatatatatatatatatatatatatatatatatatatatatgtatatatatatatatatatatatatatatatatatatatatatatatatatatatatatatatatatatatatatatatctttctgatttgcctgagcggctaggagacactgagagtaacaagcggtagaaaatggattagaaaggacagatcttaaaaaataataaaataacccTCGTGTTGTCCTCATTTCCTGTATACACCCCGTGTTCtctgggtcaaaatgacccgtctTCACTAAACCCCTAATATAAGCAGCTTAATTGAATTCAAACACCAAATTTAATCTTGCTTGAAGAAACAACTTGTCATTCAccacaaaatgtgtgaataacTGAGTTTTCCCTCTTCAATACATTTCTATAGCttaagaaaagcaaaaaaaatgtgcgttttgaatgcatttttattcatCCCAATGACTCAGTTTCTTTCTTTTCTGTCTCCAGTGAACAACTGAAGACAatgtacaatacaaaaatatgaaaaataacataacccattcaactaattaactaattaactaaccctaattggcacatgtagggcagtatgcaagtgtgcagcctttgcagatatatttcttacacctgcagcacacagtaTGTGTTTTACAGTCCTTCTTTTGAGGGCAGAACTGACATTCTTCCTCTTACTTGCCCTAGCTGGGGATGTGGCGGTGGTAGCTGCATCCTCAGGTTGATCAGGAGCTCCATGCACTCTGAATAGCTTTCACAACTGCTGCTGAGGCTTCTGTGCGGGGGACTTGCTTCCttctttcaatgagtggaattaCAAGTGCCTTTCCCAGCTGCTCCAGGAACACCCTCCTCTTGTTCTGCTTACGAGACATCCATGTCGGGTTGATCTCTCTCTAAATCACAAAGGCATTGTAGGAGAAAACATCaatgatgttgtggaagatgaccagTCATCCTTCTGTAGCTGTATGTTCCAATCACCTTATCTAGGTTGTCCACACCTCCCTTGTTGTGGTTGTAGTCTAGGATGATGACTGACTTCCTGTACTCACCATCGCTAACGTCACCATCTGTGTGCAGTGTGCTCAGAAGAACTACATTGTCCCAGACCTCTCTTATGGCTGCAAGTTTGTCTGTCACACGTCTTGCTGGTTTTGACTCACGGTCATCAAATGGTATCAGTCTTGAGTAGGTGTGAAAGAGTTTGAGTGGCATTGTGGCTCGGAAAATTGGCCTTCCACTCTCTGCATCCCATAGACTGGTTGCAGCCTCACCTCGGGACCTGTATACACCGGCTAAGATTAGCAGCCCTAAGTAGGCCTGCAGGTCAgtctcatccatctttttccagctGTCTCCATATTTGTGAAAACCCTCCAAATTTGTCATCTCCAGGATTATTCTTTCAATTGCTGGTGTGATAAACAGGTAGAATGTAGAGACAATGTCATGGGCATGAGAAACGGCATACCTTGTGGGTCTTGGGGTCATCTTTATGATGTTTTGTTCTGGCATGCCTGCCTTGATGGTCATATGCTGCTGAGGACCAggttattttgccattttttgaaaGGATAGTCTCTCTTTCAGCTTCAGGGTTTTCTTCTTTGTCTGAAGATGATTCATCATGCTCTGGGTTGTATTCCtccccatcttcttcttctgataCATCCTCCGCTTCCTCTTCTGAATCAGAGTTGTCTTGCTGGACATCTGAAAAAATCAGCTCTAGAGCTTCTTCAGCGGTATAACGACACTAATGGCTTCAGCACAGACATCATTCGGAGCTCTGCTACTGTTGGACTATAACAACTAAAACATTTGAGCATTCTGTGATGTATAAATAACTCTGTGACTTTGATTTCAACACTTTGTGActcacgggtcattttgacccgaagaccacctttgtacatttttttgtacagcttacatggtaatgtgaataaaagcaacatttcactttttctacTGTTGGTGCCAAACTAGGAAAAGTCATAACATTTCAAGTTAGAAAAATATCGTTTAGGggattttttgggggtttttaacacagtggcgggtcaaaatgacccaagGACAACAGGAGGGtactagtttggggacccctgccttagagtcatataacttggtatgtgacacacgctaactgttagcatgctgacgttagcttgcaaacattagcgtgctaactttttgagaTCGTTTTGCAACCGTTCACACCAGAGTCATAAAacgtggtatgtgacacttgttagctgttagcatgcaaacgatagcatgctggcaagcatgctaagtttttcatctaattttacacttttttctctatttttgcaACCATAcaacttagagtcatataacttggtataggaaacatgctaactgttatcatgcgaAAGGTTTGCACAtacgctaaatgttagcattttaatgctaGCTCGCTCAcattttaggctagctgtgtggctcattttgtacagccagacactcggcaccatcttaattacttcttgtgtaatttatttttatcccatatttgtttccactaccgcaccttaaattggagtccttaatctcgttatatgcaaatataatgacaataaagtctattctattctattctaaaaggtccagggcacagatagcggcTTCATATAAATGTTGTAGTTCTTAATTTTCCTTCAAGAAAGACAATATTCAAAAAGCCTTTTGACGATTGATTTCATATTTTTGCATGGGCATAAAAGTCAAAAGAATAAAAATATGCACGAAAGAAAAATGTCATGCCTTGATTTATACAGGGTTGGGGGTCAAAGGTGACGGCGAGGCATAATTGATGCTAATGACGACAAAGGGGCTTCAGATTACAGGTCAGAGGTCAGCCAACACGCTAATCACAACAGCGTCAGTCATGAAAGTTGTATTAGCCTTTAATGGCTCAAAGTTCAAAGGTCAGTATCTCAAGCGACCTGTTAGCGGCGGTATCGCCCCCCCGTATCGCCTCCAATATCAATACCCCTGCTGGTGGAGCAACGAACTACAGCGCCACGTAGGAATATAATAGTGTCAATAATGAAACATAGGGTGCTCCATTTACACGTGATTTCATTATTTATGGAATTTggtaatgagtgtgtgtgtgtgtgtgtgtgtgtgtgtgtgtgtgtgtgtgtgtgtgtgtgtgtgtgtgtgtgtgtgtgtgtgtgtgtgtgtgtgtgtgtgtgtgtgtgtcagagaggACATAACAAGAGGAGTTGTGTGGCCACAGATGAAACGGACATGTGTGTGTCTTTGAAATGCAAAGAGCTGCTGTGATTGGCTTTTGTGTAGCagaggagcacacacacacacacgaacacacacacactcacttgcACACATGCGTTATTAATGAGCGTATTGTTcagttattattttatttacttctgTGACATAAAACCTGAGCTAATTTGGTGCAGCCCTAGAAGTGTCCAtatgtgcagtgtgtgtgtgtgtgtgtgtgtgtgtgtgtgtgtgtgtgtgtgtgtgtgtgtgtgtgtgtgtgtgtgtgtgtgtgtgtgtgtgggtgcgtacGTGCACCAGGGGACCAATTTATTTACATGCTCCAGAAGTAGAAGTGGGGATGAAACAAGGAGGAAAGAGCAGGGAATTATGGAAAGAAAACCCAGTGGATCGAAGGAGCTTCTTCACGCTTCCCAAGGACAAACAAGACCAATTTACCAttctgacgtgtgtgtgtgtgtgtgtgtgtgtgtgtgtgtgtgtgtgtgtgtgtgtgtgtgtgtgtgtgtgtgtgtgtgtgtgtgtgtgtgtgtgtgtgtgtgtgtgtgtgtgtgtgtgtgtgtgtgtgtgtgtgtgtacagtataacaACTCCTACTGAGTGAAAGGTTTTGACTGACACcttctattatattattatttattatgttatttgtattgttgatattattattattatgctgcttttataataataataataatagattgtatttgtaaaaagcactttacattgagtaaacaacctcaaagtgctacagtgtattaaaaaaaatatacaaataaaaagataataaaaaataaatacaaataaaaactagaacagccaaatagctaaaactagtatgcatatatatttttttaaaaaggctttttttaaaaataaaaaaaaaagggtttttaagccttttttaaaagcatccacagtctgtggtgccctcaggtggtcagggagagcgttccacagactgggagcggcggagcagaaagcccattgttcgtagctttgtcctcggaggttggaggaggtgctACTATTATTATTGTGGCTGTTAATGGTATAATATACTACCGCCGTATGGTATAGCATGGTATACTGTAGCACTGTGTAGTGTGATATAGtatagtatggtatggtatacgGTACATGCACTGCGTCCTTACTAGTCTGATGCAGTA includes these proteins:
- the LOC133662903 gene encoding uncharacterized protein LOC133662903, with translation MTIKAGMPEQNIIKMTPRPTRYAVSHAHDIVSTFYLFITPAIERIILEMTNLEGFHKYGDSWKKMDETDLQAYLGLLILAGVYRSRGEAATSLWDAESGRPIFRATMPLKLFHTYSRLIPFDDRESKPARRVTDKLAAIREVWDNVVLLSTLHTDGDVSDGEYRKSVIILDYNHNKGGVDNLDKREINPTWMSRKQNKRRVFLEQLGKALVIPLIERRKQVPRTEASAAVVKAIQSAWSS